In Pseudomonadota bacterium, a genomic segment contains:
- a CDS encoding carbonic anhydrase encodes MIVEPPMTNITSNPATSFNPRGRGPSVHRTAFVHPMACVIGDVIVGANVMVAPFASLRADEGTPFHIGAGSNVQDGVVIHALESTGSHAEKNTCEVHGKRYSVYIGERVSLAHQCQIHGPCLIEDDCFVGMGSFVFRSSLGRGSVIEPGAMVMGVVVPSGRYVPAGAVLREQGRADDLPKIDAAYPLRSLNAEVVRVNIELARAYNSQRTSDL; translated from the coding sequence ATGATAGTGGAGCCGCCCATGACGAACATCACCTCAAATCCCGCGACGTCGTTCAACCCCCGGGGCCGCGGGCCCTCGGTGCACAGGACCGCCTTCGTGCACCCCATGGCCTGCGTGATTGGCGACGTGATCGTCGGCGCGAACGTCATGGTGGCGCCGTTCGCCTCGCTGCGCGCCGACGAGGGCACGCCGTTTCACATCGGGGCCGGCTCCAACGTGCAGGACGGCGTCGTGATCCACGCGCTGGAGAGCACGGGCAGCCACGCTGAGAAGAACACCTGCGAGGTCCACGGCAAGCGCTACTCCGTCTACATAGGGGAGCGCGTTTCACTGGCTCACCAGTGTCAGATACACGGGCCGTGCCTCATAGAGGACGACTGCTTCGTGGGGATGGGGTCCTTCGTCTTCAGGTCGAGCCTGGGCCGCGGCTCGGTGATCGAGCCGGGCGCCATGGTGATGGGGGTAGTGGTGCCCTCAGGTCGCTACGTGCCTGCGGGCGCGGTGCTCAGGGAACAGGGAAGGGCCGACGATCTGCCGAAGATAGACGCAGCCTATCCGCTCCGCTCGCTCAACGCGGAGGTCGTGAGGGTAAACATCGAGCTCGCCCGGGCATACAACTCGCAGCGCACAAGCGACCTCTGA
- a CDS encoding VCBS repeat-containing protein: MKRSLPIILICLCFIISLAFAGCHKADMADVDAEEVATWFAIDEQPPPSQGDEGVPIAEEGEEEAPPVPLPDEPGYALQELRLVRLDGTELELSDRPIPLRVSVRAKLSRALSDEERSQFESDFGLKDAAANIVSGAFEWSAANDEARFTLVRNLKHATLYSMQIAGSDHSFTTMVKGDIDGDGYADAIVSETGHDSDRGRVWFYGGKPLNQGTFAGVSREGENKGDRFGHAVDFAGDINGDGYEDVAVGAPGFDKNDKSDMGKFYLYRGPDLDLAGYVYSGAAGAKLGQAVAGCDLDGDGLSDVVAGAPEYPMYKGRVVVMMGGLPYPKLGTKLDGHGTGSQLKFGSALACLDDSDGDGSTDLAIGSPSYGPLKPGQGRVSIHRGAELARVTEFYGEAAGDALGFSIAPIEDLGSDRRTDLIAGAPGAAGRGAVYLYQLSDNMSASPYYAKATWPATDADMGLFGFTVVAVPDMSGDGKQDVLVGAPSYKAGKGAVFIVEGAPQMSKKKFRYGTESGLGLGTALAYTSNMNGPGVMMGEPGRDEGKGRVIVTGFPNIETVLATGDAGDLKGDMRGMPIRAH; the protein is encoded by the coding sequence ATGAAGAGATCCCTGCCGATCATCCTTATCTGTCTGTGCTTCATCATCTCCCTTGCGTTCGCAGGCTGTCACAAGGCGGACATGGCCGACGTTGATGCGGAGGAGGTCGCGACGTGGTTCGCGATCGACGAACAGCCGCCCCCGAGCCAGGGCGACGAGGGGGTCCCGATTGCGGAGGAAGGCGAGGAGGAGGCCCCCCCGGTTCCCCTGCCTGATGAACCGGGCTACGCACTCCAGGAGCTCAGGCTCGTGAGGCTGGACGGCACCGAGCTCGAACTCAGCGACAGGCCCATACCGCTGCGCGTATCCGTCAGGGCTAAGCTCTCGAGGGCGCTGTCCGACGAGGAGCGCTCCCAGTTCGAGTCGGACTTCGGGCTCAAGGACGCGGCGGCGAACATCGTGTCCGGCGCGTTCGAGTGGAGCGCGGCAAACGACGAGGCGCGCTTCACCCTGGTCCGCAACCTGAAGCACGCCACCCTCTACTCGATGCAGATCGCGGGCTCCGACCACAGCTTCACGACCATGGTCAAGGGCGACATAGACGGCGACGGATATGCGGACGCAATCGTGAGCGAGACCGGTCACGACAGCGACAGGGGCAGGGTCTGGTTCTACGGAGGCAAACCCCTCAACCAGGGGACCTTCGCCGGAGTCAGCAGGGAGGGCGAGAACAAGGGCGACAGGTTCGGCCACGCGGTCGACTTCGCCGGCGATATCAACGGGGACGGCTACGAGGACGTGGCAGTGGGCGCCCCGGGCTTCGATAAGAACGACAAGAGCGACATGGGCAAGTTCTACCTCTACCGCGGCCCCGACCTCGATCTGGCCGGATACGTCTATTCCGGTGCCGCGGGCGCGAAGCTCGGACAGGCGGTGGCAGGCTGCGACCTCGACGGCGACGGATTGAGCGACGTGGTCGCAGGGGCCCCGGAGTACCCGATGTACAAGGGGAGGGTCGTCGTGATGATGGGCGGACTGCCCTATCCGAAGCTGGGGACGAAGCTCGACGGACACGGCACGGGGTCCCAGCTCAAGTTCGGGTCCGCGCTGGCGTGCCTCGACGACAGCGACGGGGACGGCTCGACCGATCTGGCGATCGGCTCCCCGAGCTACGGGCCGCTAAAGCCGGGGCAGGGCCGCGTATCGATCCACAGGGGCGCGGAGCTCGCGCGCGTCACAGAATTCTACGGCGAGGCGGCCGGAGACGCCTTGGGATTTTCCATCGCGCCGATTGAGGATCTCGGCTCAGACCGCCGGACGGACCTGATAGCGGGTGCGCCCGGAGCCGCAGGCAGGGGCGCGGTCTATCTCTACCAGCTGAGCGACAACATGTCCGCTTCGCCGTACTACGCCAAAGCGACATGGCCGGCCACAGACGCCGACATGGGCCTGTTCGGGTTCACGGTCGTTGCGGTGCCGGACATGAGCGGGGACGGGAAGCAGGACGTGCTCGTCGGCGCTCCGTCATACAAAGCGGGGAAAGGCGCCGTCTTCATCGTGGAGGGCGCGCCCCAGATGTCCAAGAAAAAGTTCAGATACGGAACAGAGTCCGGCCTGGGACTGGGAACGGCCCTGGCGTACACGAGCAACATGAACGGGCCGGGCGTCATGATGGGCGAGCCGGGGAGAGACGAGGGCAAGGGACGGGTGATAGTGACCGGCTTCCCGAACATCGAAACCGTCCTTGCGACGGGCGACGCGGGCGATCTGAAGGGCGACATGAGGGGCATGCCGATCCGCGCCCACTGA
- the era gene encoding GTPase Era: MKSGFVAIIGRPNVGKSTLVNAILREQLAIVTPKEQTTRHRIIGILNAEGSQIVFLDTPGFHRSRKPLNRAMNEIVSAVMDDADVVCLLVDAASRDHAIERELFGRIGADRCVVVANKSDLVERSGFEAAALKFRDEWGAREMVFVSALRGDGVPELVEAIRERLPEGEPLYPTDSYTAHPVRFLAAEIIRKQLFLQMHEEIPYSAAVEIEEFRDPRAEGELTRIVAAIVVERESQKGMVIGKGGSRIKEIGTRARKEIEELVGGRVFLDLSVRVVRDWTKDPESIKKLGYEGVKS; this comes from the coding sequence ATGAAATCGGGATTCGTGGCGATCATCGGCAGGCCGAACGTGGGCAAGTCCACGCTCGTCAACGCGATCCTGCGGGAGCAGCTCGCCATCGTCACGCCCAAGGAGCAGACCACTAGGCACCGCATCATCGGCATACTCAACGCCGAGGGATCGCAGATCGTCTTCCTGGACACGCCCGGCTTCCACCGCTCGCGCAAGCCGCTCAACAGGGCGATGAACGAGATCGTGAGCGCGGTGATGGACGACGCGGACGTGGTCTGCCTCTTGGTGGACGCGGCGTCGCGCGATCACGCGATCGAGCGCGAGCTGTTCGGCCGCATCGGCGCGGACCGCTGCGTGGTTGTGGCCAACAAGTCAGATCTCGTCGAGAGGTCGGGTTTCGAGGCGGCGGCGCTGAAGTTCCGCGACGAGTGGGGCGCCAGGGAGATGGTGTTCGTCTCGGCGCTCCGCGGCGACGGGGTGCCGGAGCTCGTCGAGGCGATAAGGGAGAGGCTGCCCGAGGGGGAGCCTCTCTATCCCACGGACAGCTACACCGCTCACCCGGTCCGGTTCCTCGCCGCTGAGATCATCCGCAAGCAGCTCTTTTTGCAGATGCACGAGGAGATACCCTACTCCGCGGCGGTGGAGATCGAGGAGTTCCGCGACCCGAGGGCCGAGGGGGAGCTGACGCGCATAGTCGCGGCGATCGTCGTGGAGCGCGAGTCGCAGAAGGGGATGGTGATCGGCAAGGGCGGGTCGCGCATAAAGGAGATCGGCACGCGCGCGCGCAAGGAGATAGAGGAGCTCGTGGGCGGCAGGGTCTTCCTCGACCTCTCGGTTCGCGTGGTCCGCGACTGGACGAAGGACCCTGAGAGCATAAAGAAGCTGGGATATGAAGGGGTCAAGTCTTGA
- a CDS encoding transposase, with amino-acid sequence MARPLRIEYPGAWYHVMNRGAARCAVFTADKDRRSFLELLGDIREMWKVEIHAYCLMGNHYHLLIHTPECNLSRAMRHVDGVYTQFYNKAHGRDGQLFRGRFKSIVVDRDEYLLELVRYIHFNPVKDGLARSPSQYPWSSHRQYLNLAKKPDWLEVDEVLSHFGKVRKRAAEELDRFVRAGVPGNIDERMNAQRLPSVLGSDVFRDWIRYNFVERLKGHKDIPEARRELRKVVSLKEVLRTVSNVFDVQPKEIAGRGSGRRNDARAAAVYLMRRHLGAGYREIGEAMGGMSDQAVAKAIARIRSKLENEEDLCERIEACCRDLSLVKT; translated from the coding sequence ATGGCGAGGCCGCTTCGTATAGAATATCCAGGCGCCTGGTACCACGTTATGAACCGCGGCGCAGCGCGCTGCGCCGTGTTCACCGCGGATAAGGATCGCCGCAGCTTTCTGGAGCTGCTCGGCGACATACGCGAGATGTGGAAGGTGGAGATCCACGCATATTGCCTGATGGGCAATCATTATCACCTGCTTATCCATACTCCGGAATGCAACCTGTCGCGCGCCATGCGGCATGTGGACGGCGTCTATACACAATTCTACAACAAGGCGCACGGCCGCGACGGGCAGCTCTTCCGCGGCCGCTTCAAGTCCATCGTCGTCGACAGGGACGAATATCTCCTGGAGCTTGTGCGCTATATACATTTCAACCCCGTTAAGGATGGGCTGGCCCGCTCCCCCTCTCAGTACCCATGGTCCAGCCACAGGCAGTATCTCAATCTGGCGAAGAAGCCCGATTGGCTTGAAGTGGACGAGGTGCTCTCGCATTTCGGCAAAGTGCGCAAGCGTGCGGCAGAGGAGCTGGACCGGTTCGTGCGGGCCGGAGTTCCCGGGAATATCGATGAGAGGATGAATGCGCAGAGGCTACCGAGCGTGCTCGGCTCCGATGTCTTCAGGGACTGGATCAGATATAATTTTGTGGAGCGACTGAAGGGGCACAAGGACATTCCGGAGGCGCGGCGAGAGCTCAGAAAAGTGGTGTCGCTCAAGGAAGTCCTCAGGACGGTGAGCAACGTCTTCGACGTGCAGCCGAAGGAGATCGCCGGCAGAGGCAGTGGCCGGCGCAACGACGCGCGGGCCGCGGCGGTCTATCTCATGCGCAGACACCTGGGCGCCGGGTATCGCGAGATCGGCGAGGCCATGGGCGGCATGAGCGATCAGGCTGTGGCAAAGGCGATCGCACGGATAAGATCGAAGCTGGAGAATGAGGAGGATCTTTGCGAGAGAATCGAGGCCTGCTGCCGCGACCTGTCTCTTGTCAAGACTTGA
- a CDS encoding S8 family serine peptidase, translating into MALQSPSAAKGMLMKSVAAPDGRVLAEVLIKSSDRQGTELAVTEAGGSVRAHVGDIMTARLPLAAVEGIAARPEVLSVEASKRLRLLMDTARSSDNTNVAVVQEAGYDGADVVVGLIDSGLDYSRSDFRDPDGRTRVQYLRFQSVSSDGTMTVTQCANDYIEDGACPIAANNDAAIGHGTHVTGIAAGNDAVYKGVAPAADIMMVRNDFNDDINEGGPTSGTFSGGVIDGVVEIFKKSDILDKAAVVNISQGTHIGAHDDTSLLEQSLNSAVAGEYAEGGKDYGRAIVAAAGNEHTVAAALANAGLGAFDGGIHANVNVPNGGSHGWRLWIVDAAGLAVPYLAVDAWFGAGQGFNCKVAANAYRYSDVFGASFGIPPLPPKTDAARIAIQDTPLSSDMEETAGDAVAEMAMATDSSDPNNSRPRALILYGPADGAEWDDLSVTGAGNSSYFLDVIVRAAGGTCTGDIWIEGGGTYVNFMGGITGGGYDVASGTNGAAYSSRDGNNDSTVCIPGTASGVITAGAYLQTKPGAGCPSSSCWTDRTGAQHDATDIGAPDAEAAQISGGTVQERSPFSSIGPPAYSYSGRKPDILAPGDPIISVLPTGLSLNDALLVATPHYKSQGTSQASPHAAGVVALILQRNNTLTAADLKKALTETATKAASHNNRDGFGNIKAAAAIAYVPADASGYSGRGNLNQGDLDDGGGGGGCFHTIAPAAASHSLPQLLPVLAALAIIATRRRRGQVLTLDSFEVRER; encoded by the coding sequence ATGGCGCTTCAGAGCCCCTCGGCCGCCAAGGGCATGCTCATGAAATCGGTCGCTGCGCCGGACGGGAGAGTGCTCGCCGAGGTGCTGATCAAAAGCTCCGACCGGCAGGGGACCGAGCTCGCCGTGACGGAGGCCGGCGGCAGCGTCCGCGCGCATGTGGGCGACATAATGACCGCGCGCCTCCCCCTCGCGGCCGTAGAGGGGATCGCGGCGAGGCCCGAGGTCCTCTCGGTCGAGGCGTCCAAGAGGCTCCGCCTCCTCATGGACACCGCGCGCTCGTCGGACAACACCAACGTGGCCGTTGTGCAGGAGGCAGGCTACGACGGGGCGGACGTGGTGGTGGGCCTCATCGACTCAGGGCTCGACTACTCGCGCTCCGACTTCAGGGACCCGGACGGCCGCACCAGGGTCCAGTACCTTCGCTTCCAGTCGGTCTCGAGCGACGGCACCATGACCGTCACCCAGTGCGCGAACGACTACATCGAGGACGGCGCGTGCCCGATCGCCGCGAACAACGACGCAGCGATCGGCCACGGGACGCACGTGACCGGGATAGCGGCGGGCAATGACGCCGTCTACAAGGGTGTTGCCCCGGCCGCGGACATAATGATGGTGCGCAACGACTTCAACGACGACATCAACGAGGGCGGGCCGACCAGCGGGACGTTCTCGGGCGGGGTGATCGACGGGGTCGTGGAGATATTCAAGAAGTCGGACATCCTCGACAAGGCGGCGGTGGTGAACATCTCGCAGGGCACCCACATCGGCGCCCACGACGACACATCGCTGCTCGAGCAGAGCCTCAACTCCGCTGTGGCGGGCGAGTATGCCGAGGGCGGGAAGGACTACGGCAGGGCCATCGTGGCGGCCGCCGGCAACGAGCACACGGTGGCGGCGGCGCTTGCGAACGCGGGGCTTGGCGCGTTCGACGGGGGAATACACGCGAACGTGAACGTGCCGAACGGGGGGTCCCACGGCTGGAGGCTCTGGATCGTTGACGCCGCGGGGCTGGCGGTCCCGTACCTGGCGGTGGACGCGTGGTTCGGCGCCGGCCAGGGCTTCAACTGCAAAGTGGCCGCGAACGCCTACCGCTACTCCGACGTCTTCGGCGCGAGCTTCGGCATCCCGCCGCTCCCGCCCAAGACCGACGCGGCGAGGATCGCGATACAGGACACGCCGCTCTCCTCCGACATGGAAGAGACGGCGGGGGACGCGGTCGCGGAGATGGCCATGGCCACCGATTCCTCGGACCCGAACAACTCCAGGCCCAGGGCGCTGATCCTCTACGGGCCGGCCGACGGCGCGGAGTGGGACGACCTCTCGGTGACGGGGGCTGGGAACAGCTCCTATTTCCTGGACGTGATCGTGAGGGCGGCCGGCGGGACCTGCACCGGAGACATCTGGATCGAGGGCGGCGGCACCTACGTCAACTTCATGGGCGGCATCACGGGCGGGGGCTACGACGTGGCCTCTGGAACGAACGGCGCCGCCTATTCGAGCAGGGACGGGAACAACGACTCCACCGTCTGCATCCCGGGCACCGCGTCGGGCGTGATCACCGCGGGCGCGTATCTGCAGACCAAGCCCGGTGCGGGGTGCCCCAGCTCGTCGTGCTGGACCGACCGCACCGGCGCGCAGCACGACGCGACCGACATAGGCGCACCCGATGCGGAGGCGGCGCAGATAAGCGGCGGCACGGTGCAGGAGCGCTCCCCCTTCTCGAGCATCGGCCCGCCCGCGTACTCGTACTCGGGCCGCAAGCCGGACATCCTGGCGCCGGGCGATCCGATAATCTCCGTGCTGCCCACGGGCTTGAGTTTGAACGATGCGCTGCTGGTCGCCACGCCGCACTACAAGAGCCAGGGGACCTCTCAGGCGAGCCCGCACGCGGCCGGCGTCGTGGCGCTGATCCTGCAGAGGAACAACACCCTCACGGCGGCCGATTTGAAGAAAGCGCTCACCGAGACCGCCACAAAGGCGGCCAGCCACAACAACAGGGACGGTTTCGGAAATATCAAGGCGGCAGCGGCGATCGCCTACGTCCCCGCCGACGCGTCCGGGTACAGCGGCAGGGGAAACCTCAACCAGGGGGACCTCGACGACGGCGGGGGCGGAGGGGGGTGCTTCCACACGATCGCGCCCGCCGCCGCCTCGCACTCGCTGCCGCAGCTTCTGCCGGTGCTGGCCGCCCTGGCCATCATCGCAACCAGACGACGAAGGGGTCAAGTCTTGACATTGGACAGCTTTGAGGTCCGTGAACGATAG